CTTTTGGTCAGCTTCAGCCGAGTGCGGCGCGCAGCGAGGTCACCACGTCGTCGATGGACCCCACGGTCGAATAGCCAGCGGCCAGCCGGTGGCCACCGCCGCCGAACACCGACGCGACCGCGGCCAGGTCCACCTCCGCCTTCGCCCGCATCGAGACCGACCACTGTTGCGGCTCAACCTCTTTGAAGACCGCGGCCACCTCCGCCTGTTGCGTGGTGCGCACGATGTCGACGATGCTTTCGACTTCCTCCGGGCGGGAGTTGTTCCAGTCGTCGTTGCCGACCACCGCGTAGACCAGCCCGCGTCCGTCGACCGCCTCCGGCACCAGCCGCGCCGAGCCCAACACCCGAGACAGCAGCGGCAGCCACACGAACGGATGGGTGTCCATCAGTGTCCGGCTGATCTTCGCGTTGTCCACGCCCACCTCGACCAGCCGGGCCGCCAACCGGAACGCGCGCGCGCTGGCCCACCGGAACGACCCGGTGTCGGTGGTGAGCCCCGCGTAGATGCAGTGCGCGACGTCGCGGTCGATCGGCTTGCCCCACGCGTCGAGCAGCTCGGCCACCAACAATGTCGTGGAGTCCGCCGTCGGGTCGACGAAGTTCGCGGTGCCGAACATCGCGTTGGAGGCGTGATGGTCGACCACCAACAGCTGCCGACCCGGGCCGGCCAAATCGCTCAGCGCGCCGAGCCGTTTGACGCTCGGAACGTCCACGGTCACAACGAGATCGACATCGCGGCGCATCGCGTCCGGGTCGACCAGCAGATGGCAGCCCGGCAGCGACCGCAACGACTCCGGCAACGTGGCCGGTGCGGCGAAGCTGACCTCGACCTCCTTGCCGCTGCGGTGCAGCACGGTGGCCAGGGCCAAGCCCGCGCCGATGGTGTCGGCATCGGGATGAACATGGCAAATCACCGCGACCGTCGTTGCGGCCGAAAGCAGTTCGGCGGCCTCGGCCGCATCGATGCGGTCCGCGGCAACCCGGTCGCGGGCCAAGTCAGTCTTGGGGTCTGTGGTCGTCACCGGTCTCCTCAGCGTCGACCGCTGCCCCCCACGTGGGCTCGGTTGCCGGCCCGCTGTCGCGGTACGGATCGGCCTCCCCAGCCGGTTTGGCTCCCACCCGTACCCGCGCCAGGTCGGCATCGGCGGCGCGGGCACGGGCCAGCAGCTCCTCCATTCGCTGCACGTTGTCCGACGTCGTGTCGCGCATGAACGTCAAAGTCGGCGTGAACCGCACCCCGGTGCCGGCCCCGACCTTGGTGCGCAGCGTGCCCTTGGCTCGTTCCAGCGCGGCCGAGGCCGCCTCATAATCCGGCTCGTCATCCAACGTGCGGCCCATCACGGTGTAGAAGACCGTCGCGTCGTGCAGGTCGTTGGTCACCTTCGCGTCGACGATGGTCACCCCGTCCAGGCCCGGATCTTTGATTTCGAACTCGATCGCCGACGCGACGATCGTGTTGATCCGCTTAGCCAGCCGGCGCGCCCGTGCTGGGTCAGCCATCCCGAATCACCGCCTTCCTCATCGCTTCGTCCCCCACCCGGGTGGTGCGTCACTGCAATGTCGGCCGTCAGGTGCGCGCTTTCTCGACCAGCTCGAACGACTCGATGATGTCGCCCTCCTTGATGTCGGAATAGGTCAGCGTCATACCGCATTCGTAGCCCTCGCGGACCTCGGTGACGTCGTCCTTCTCCCGGCGTAGCGAGGAAATCGTCAGGTTGTCGGCAACCACGATGTTGTCCCGCAGCAGCCGAGCCTTGGCGTTGCGGCGCACGATGCCGGAAGTGATCAGGCAGCCGGCGATGATGCCCACCTTCGAGGACCGGAAGATCGCCCGAATCTCGGCGCGGCCCAGCTGGTTCTCCTCGTAGATCGGCTTGAGCATGCCGCGCAGGGCCTTCTCGATCTCGTCGATCGCCTGGTAGATCACCGAGTAGTACCGGATGTCCACGCCTTCGCGGTTGGCCAGCTCCGTCGCCTTGCCCTCGGCACGCACGTTGAAGCCGATGATCACCGCGTCCGACGCCGACGCCAGGTTCACGTTGGTCTCGGTGATGCCACCGACGCCGCGGTCGATGACACGCAGCTGCACCTCGTCGTCGATCTCGATGCCCATCAAGGCCTCTTCCAGGGCCTCGACCGTACCGGCGTTGTCGCCCTTGAGGATCAGGTTCAGCTGACTGGTTTCCTTCAGCGCCGAGTCCAGGTCCTCCAGGCTGATCCGCTTACGCGACCGCGCGGCCAAGGCGTTGCGCTTGCGGGCACTGCGCCGGTCTGCGATCTGCCGGGCGATGCGATCCTCGTCGACCACCAGCAGGTTGTCACCGGCTCCGGGCACCGAGGTGAAACCGATGACCTGCACCGGCCGCGACGGCAGCGCCTCGTGCACGTCCTCGCCGTGCTCGTCGACCATGCGGCGTACCCGGCCGTAGGCATCGCCGGCCACGATCGAGTCGCCGACCCGCAGGGTGCCGCGCTGGATCAGCACGGTAGCCACCGGTCCGCGACCGCGGTCCAGGTGTGCCTCGATCGCCACACCCTGAGCCTCCATGTCGGGGTTGGCTCGCAGGTCCAGCGCAGCGTCGGCGGTCAGCAGCACCGCCTCCTCCAGCGCCTCGATGTTGGTGCCCTGCTTGGCCGAGATGTCGACGAACATCGTGTCGCCGCCGAATTCCTCAGGGATCAAACCGAATTCGGTGAGCTGCCCGCGGATCTTCTGCGGGTCGGCGCCCTCCTTGTCGATCTTGTTGACCGCCACCACGATCGGCACGTCGGCCGCCTGGGCGTGGTTGATCGCCTCCACCGTCTGCGGCATCACGCCGTCGTCGGCGGCGACCACCAGGATCGCGATGTCGGTGGCCTTGGCACCGCGGGCACGCATGGCGGTGAACGCCTCGTGGCCGGGGGTGTCGATGAAGGTGATCAGCCGCTCGCTGCCCTCGAAATCAACGCCGACCTGGTAGGCACCGATGTGCTGGGTGATGCCACCGGCTTCGCCCTCGCGGACGCTGGCGTTGCGAATCGTGTCCAGCAAGCGGGTCTTACCGTGGTCGACGTGACCCATCACGGTCACCACCGGCGGCCGGGTCTGCAAGTCTTCCTCGCCGCCCTCGTCCTCGCCGTAGGTCAGGTCGAAGGACTCCAACAGCTCGCGGTCCTCATCCTCCGGGCTGACGACCTGGACGACGTAATTCATCTCGCTGCCCAGCAGTTCTAGTGTCTCGTCGCCCACCGACTGGGTGGCGGTCACCATCTCGCCGAGGTTGAACAGCGCCTGCACCAACGAGGCCGGGTTGGCGTTGATCTTGTCGGCGAAGTCGGACAGCGACGCGCCGCGGGCCAGCCGGATGGTCTCGCCGTTGCCGTGCGGCAACCGCACCCCACCGACGACGGGCGCCTGCATGTTCTCGTACTCGGCACGCTTCGCCCGCTTCGACTTGCGGCCGCGCCGCGGGGCACCGCCGGGGCGGCCGAACGCGCCGGCAGCACCGCCGCGCTGACCGGGACGGCCACCGCCACCACCGCCACCCCCGGGCCGGCCGTGGAAACCACCACCGCCGCCGCCGGGCGCAGCACCGACGCCGCCGCCACCACGGTAGTTACCGCCGCCACCGCCGCCGGGACCGCCGGGACGGCCACCACCGGGACGGCCACCACCACCGCCACCACCGGGGCGGGCGGGGCGGAACTGGCCCCCGGCACCACCGGGGCGCGGCGGCATGTTGCCGGGCGACGCACCGCCCGGGCGCGGTGCCCCCGGCCGGGGCGCACCGGGACGCGGCGCTTGTGGCCGCGGGATGGGCCGGTCGACGGGCTGCGCCGACGAGAATGGGTTGTTGCCGACACGCGGGGTCCGCGCCGCGGGCCGCGGGATCGGGCCGGGTCGCGGGCCGGGCGTGGCACCGGGCTGCGGAGGCTGCTGGCTGGGGGCCTGACCGGGGGTGGCCGGCTTCGCCTGGCCCGGCGCCGGCGCGGCCGGGCGCCCGGGCGATGGGGCCGGCCGGCGCGGAGCGGGCGTCGGCACCGCGGGTGTCTGAGTGCCGGCGGCCGGGGACGCCGGCGCGGGCGCGGCAGCAGCACTACCACTGACGGCGTTGTCGGCGGGCTTCGCGGGGGCGCTGACCGCCTCGCCGTTACCGGAGGGCTTCTGAATCGCCTTGTCCAGGGCCCTGTCGAGAGATTTGTCGGGGCTCTTCGCGGCGCCCTTGCCGGCGGCCGCGGGCTTACCACCGCCGAACGACTCGCGCAGCCGGCGAGCCACCGGCGCTTCTACGGTCGAGGATGCTGATTTGACGAATTCGCCCTGTTCATTCAGCCGGGCGAGAACTTCCTTGCTGGTGACACCGAGTTCCTTGGCTAACTCGTGTACGCGGGCCTTACCTGCCACTACATCTCCTGTCTAAGAGGCGACAGTCGTGGGGCCGCGCCTCGGGTGCTAGCTGTAACGCATAGAGGTGGGAGTCATCGGGACTTCACGGTGTGCTCATGTTCTTTGCTACCTGTTCTGTTGCCGAGCGAGTCGAGCGCTTCCACGTGGTCGAGCAACGCGGACGTGTCCGGAGGACGGTCGATGCGCAACGCTTTGGTGAAAGCCCGCCGCCGAATCGCCTCGTGTACACACCGCGGCACGGGGTGCAACCAGGCACCCCGCCCCGGCAGGCTAGTCGCTGTGTCAACGATTACGGCGTAATCGCCGTTCCCACTTGGCACAGCTATCACTCGGAGCAATTCGGCGGCCAACTCTCGCTTTCGGCACCCGACACACGTCCGCACAGGTCCACGGGGTTCATCCGGGTGACCGTGCGCCCGTGTGGCCCGGGGGGCCGAAGGCTCGCGCTGGATCACGGCTCAGTCTAGCGTCACCGAATCGATCGTCAGAACCACCCGCGGGTGCACAGTCGCGCCGGGACCCGATCGCGCACGCCGCCCGCGATGCCGTCTCGCCGGTTGCCACCCGAATCCGCGCGCCAAAGTCGAACGCGCGCCGACGATGTGGGTCAGTGGTCGTGCGCCATCGGCTGGCTGGCACCGTGCTCCGGACGGCCGTGTGGCTGTTCGCCGGCCGTGGCGGGCGAATCACCGCGGATGTCGATGCGCCACCCGGTGAGCCGGGCCGCCAGCCGCGCATTCTGCCCCTCCTTGCCGATCGCCAGCGACAATTGGAAGTCGGGCACCACCACCCGGGCCGCGCGGGCGGTCTGGTCGATCACCGACACCGACACCACCTTCGCCGGCGACAAGGCGTTGGCGACGAAACGGGCCGGGTCCTCGTCGTAATCGATGATGTCGATCTTCTCCCCGGACAGCTCGCTCATCACGTTGCGGACCCGTTGTCCCATCGGGCCGATGCAGGCGCCCTTGGCGTTGAGTCCCGGTACCCGCGACGTCACGGCGATCTTGGAGCGGTGACCGGCCTCCCTGGCCACCGCGACGATCTCGACCGACCCGTCGGCGATCTCGGGCACCTCCAGCGAGAACAGCTTGCGGACCAGGTTGGGGTGGGTGCGCGACAGCGTGATCACGGGCTCGCGCGCGCCGCGGGTCACGCCGACCACGTAGCAGCGCACCCGGTTGCCGTGCTCGTAGGTCTCGCCGGGTACCTGCTCGGCCACCGGGATGACGCCCTCCGACGCCTTGGTCTCGGTGCCCATCCGGACGACAACCAGGCCGCGGGCGTTCGCCCGGCTGTCCCGCTGGATCACGCCGGCGACGATCTCCCCCTCGCGGGTGGAGAACTCGCCGTAGGTCCGCTCGTTCTCCGCGTCACGGAAGCGCTGCAGCATCACCTGACGCGCGGTGGTCGCGGCGATGCGGCCGAAACCCTCGGGGGTGTCGTCCCATTCACTGATGACGTTGCCGTCCTCGTCGACCTCGCGGGCGATCACGGCCACGACGCCGGTCTTGCGGTCGATCTCGATGCGCGCGTCCGCCTGATGGCCTTCGGTATGCCGGTAGGCGGTCAGCAGAGCCGACTTGATGGTTTCGAGCAGTTCGTTGACCGAGATACCCCGATCGACCTCAATGGCGTGCAACGCGGCCATGTCGATATTCATCAGCGCCGCTCCTTTCCCCCACCAGCTGGAGGTGCCCCCACCTCGCTACGTCCCCCTCGCTGTCCCCCTCGCTGTTGCCCTCGCCGCTTCGCGGCCGGGGGCGCGCCCACTGCGTCGTCGCCGGCGTGGTTCATGTTCCGGCCTCCGTCCTGTCCGCCTCACCCACACCGGCAAGGTTCAACTCAGCTTGGGATGGCGACGAAAACTCAACTTGGACAACGGCTTTCGTGATTTCGGCGAGCGGAATATCGCGCACCGCCCAGTCGCGACCGTCGCGGACGACCAGGGCCACCGCGCCGGCGCCGGTCTGGCCCACCCGCCCGGTCAACCGCGTTCCGTCCGACAACTCGAGTTCGACCTTGCGGCCACGTGCACGGCGAAAGTGTTTCTCGCTGGTCAACGGGCGGTCCACGCCGGGCGAACTCACTTCCAACACGTAGCTGTCGGCGCCGCTGTCCAGGCCGTCGAGCAGCGTCGACGCCGAACGTGACAACGCCGCGACGGTGTCCAGGTCCGGTGCGGTGTCGCCGTCGGCGATGACCGTGATCCGAGGCGGGCGCGCTCGGGGATCGATGACCACGTCTTCGATCTCGTAGCCGGCGCGCGCGAACTCGCCACCGAGTAGCTCGATCACCTGCGTCTGAGACGGTAGCCCGGTGGTCACGGCGAGCTCCTCATCTTGAGTTGTCCGGTCATCTGGCTGGGTGGCGCCGCCCTGCCATCTTCAAGCGGCTTCCGGCGTCCCGGTGGAACGGGGCGGCTGCCGTTCCGCGAGAACCAGAAACTAACGATACGCCAGGAATCGCGTATGACGAGGTGATCGCGGAGGTCCGCATCCTTTCGCGAAAGGTTCGCGAAAGGATGCGGTCCTGGCATCAGGGCCGGCCCGGTGTGAATGGCAGGATATTGCTGTGCCTAGCGCAGGACCCGTCAGCAGCCGGCGGGGCGTGCTCGCCGGGGGTGCCGCGCTTGCCGCGCTCGGGGTGGTCGCCTCCGCCTGCGGCGACGCCCCACCGAAACCCCCCGCCGTCGAAGAGCTGTTGGGGCCGTTGGACCAGGCTAGACACGACAGCGCGCTGGCCGGTGCGGCCGCCGCGGCCGTCGGCAATCCGCCGCAGATCGCGGCAGCGTTGTCGGTGGTCGCCAACCAGCGCGCAGCCCACGCCCGGGCGCTGTCCACCGAGATTTCGCGAGCGGCCGGCAAGTTCACTTCGTCGTCGAGCTCGTCGAGCGAGACGACCAGTGCGAGTCCGGCGGCCCCGGCCGGACCCCCGCCGCCGCCCCCACCGGTGTCCGATGTGATCAATGCGCTGCGGGCCTCGGCCGACAACGCCACGCGTCTGGTCAGCACGCAGTCGGGGTACCGTGCCGGACTTCTCGCCTCCATCGCCGCGTCGTGCACCGCGTCCTACACCGTTGCGCTGGTGCCCGGGGGTCCGTCCATATGAGCTCCGGCAAGGACGCCGACAACGCGGCGCTCAGCGATGCGCTGTCCGTCGAGCACGCGACCATCTACGGCTACGGCATCGTGTCCGCGATGTCACCGCCCAGCGTCAACGACCTGGTGCTGGAAGCGCTGCTGCAGCACCGCAAGCGCCGCGACGACGTGATCGCGATGCTGGCCGCGCGTCAGGTCACCGCCCCGCCCGCCGCCGCGGGCTATCAGTTGCCCCTACTGGTGGCCAGCCCGGCCGACGCGGCCCGGCTGGCGACGCGGATGGAGAACGACGGGGCCACGGCGTGGCGGGTGGTCGTCGAGCGCGCCGAAACCGCCGAGGACCGCGCGTTCGCCGCGACCGCCCTGACACAGAGCGCCGTGATGGCCGCCCGCTGGAGCCGCATCCTCGGCGCGTGGCCGATCACGACCAGTTTCCCGGGCGGCAACGAGTAGCTATCCGGCGATGGCCGTCACGATGTCGGTGGCCAACGAGACGCCCGCGGCCAGCTCGCGCGTCTGGCCGCTGAAGCGGTCGCGCAGCTCCACC
This Mycobacterium simiae DNA region includes the following protein-coding sequences:
- a CDS encoding YlxR family protein; this translates as MIQREPSAPRATRAHGHPDEPRGPVRTCVGCRKRELAAELLRVIAVPSGNGDYAVIVDTATSLPGRGAWLHPVPRCVHEAIRRRAFTKALRIDRPPDTSALLDHVEALDSLGNRTGSKEHEHTVKSR
- a CDS encoding ferritin-like domain-containing protein, yielding MSSGKDADNAALSDALSVEHATIYGYGIVSAMSPPSVNDLVLEALLQHRKRRDDVIAMLAARQVTAPPAAAGYQLPLLVASPADAARLATRMENDGATAWRVVVERAETAEDRAFAATALTQSAVMAARWSRILGAWPITTSFPGGNE
- the nusA gene encoding transcription termination factor NusA; the protein is MNIDMAALHAIEVDRGISVNELLETIKSALLTAYRHTEGHQADARIEIDRKTGVVAVIAREVDEDGNVISEWDDTPEGFGRIAATTARQVMLQRFRDAENERTYGEFSTREGEIVAGVIQRDSRANARGLVVVRMGTETKASEGVIPVAEQVPGETYEHGNRVRCYVVGVTRGAREPVITLSRTHPNLVRKLFSLEVPEIADGSVEIVAVAREAGHRSKIAVTSRVPGLNAKGACIGPMGQRVRNVMSELSGEKIDIIDYDEDPARFVANALSPAKVVSVSVIDQTARAARVVVPDFQLSLAIGKEGQNARLAARLTGWRIDIRGDSPATAGEQPHGRPEHGASQPMAHDH
- a CDS encoding DHH family phosphoesterase, with the translated sequence MTTTDPKTDLARDRVAADRIDAAEAAELLSAATTVAVICHVHPDADTIGAGLALATVLHRSGKEVEVSFAAPATLPESLRSLPGCHLLVDPDAMRRDVDLVVTVDVPSVKRLGALSDLAGPGRQLLVVDHHASNAMFGTANFVDPTADSTTLLVAELLDAWGKPIDRDVAHCIYAGLTTDTGSFRWASARAFRLAARLVEVGVDNAKISRTLMDTHPFVWLPLLSRVLGSARLVPEAVDGRGLVYAVVGNDDWNNSRPEEVESIVDIVRTTQQAEVAAVFKEVEPQQWSVSMRAKAEVDLAAVASVFGGGGHRLAAGYSTVGSIDDVVTSLRAALG
- the rimP gene encoding ribosome maturation factor RimP; translated protein: MTTGLPSQTQVIELLGGEFARAGYEIEDVVIDPRARPPRITVIADGDTAPDLDTVAALSRSASTLLDGLDSGADSYVLEVSSPGVDRPLTSEKHFRRARGRKVELELSDGTRLTGRVGQTGAGAVALVVRDGRDWAVRDIPLAEITKAVVQVEFSSPSQAELNLAGVGEADRTEAGT
- the rbfA gene encoding 30S ribosome-binding factor RbfA, with protein sequence MADPARARRLAKRINTIVASAIEFEIKDPGLDGVTIVDAKVTNDLHDATVFYTVMGRTLDDEPDYEAASAALERAKGTLRTKVGAGTGVRFTPTLTFMRDTTSDNVQRMEELLARARAADADLARVRVGAKPAGEADPYRDSGPATEPTWGAAVDAEETGDDHRPQD
- the infB gene encoding translation initiation factor IF-2, with product MAGKARVHELAKELGVTSKEVLARLNEQGEFVKSASSTVEAPVARRLRESFGGGKPAAAGKGAAKSPDKSLDRALDKAIQKPSGNGEAVSAPAKPADNAVSGSAAAAPAPASPAAGTQTPAVPTPAPRRPAPSPGRPAAPAPGQAKPATPGQAPSQQPPQPGATPGPRPGPIPRPAARTPRVGNNPFSSAQPVDRPIPRPQAPRPGAPRPGAPRPGGASPGNMPPRPGGAGGQFRPARPGGGGGGGRPGGGRPGGPGGGGGGNYRGGGGVGAAPGGGGGGFHGRPGGGGGGGGRPGQRGGAAGAFGRPGGAPRRGRKSKRAKRAEYENMQAPVVGGVRLPHGNGETIRLARGASLSDFADKINANPASLVQALFNLGEMVTATQSVGDETLELLGSEMNYVVQVVSPEDEDRELLESFDLTYGEDEGGEEDLQTRPPVVTVMGHVDHGKTRLLDTIRNASVREGEAGGITQHIGAYQVGVDFEGSERLITFIDTPGHEAFTAMRARGAKATDIAILVVAADDGVMPQTVEAINHAQAADVPIVVAVNKIDKEGADPQKIRGQLTEFGLIPEEFGGDTMFVDISAKQGTNIEALEEAVLLTADAALDLRANPDMEAQGVAIEAHLDRGRGPVATVLIQRGTLRVGDSIVAGDAYGRVRRMVDEHGEDVHEALPSRPVQVIGFTSVPGAGDNLLVVDEDRIARQIADRRSARKRNALAARSRKRISLEDLDSALKETSQLNLILKGDNAGTVEALEEALMGIEIDDEVQLRVIDRGVGGITETNVNLASASDAVIIGFNVRAEGKATELANREGVDIRYYSVIYQAIDEIEKALRGMLKPIYEENQLGRAEIRAIFRSSKVGIIAGCLITSGIVRRNAKARLLRDNIVVADNLTISSLRREKDDVTEVREGYECGMTLTYSDIKEGDIIESFELVEKART